A single genomic interval of Danio aesculapii chromosome 5, fDanAes4.1, whole genome shotgun sequence harbors:
- the mepcea gene encoding 7SK snRNA methylphosphate capping enzyme, with product MIEMSFDKETVLSCEGQTDPTSQESNRNDTSVIHPPVNTTDTNLSKDPGSEASLEKSATADNNASSEGAVLGAESSKQTHNGTKPPQQKVNKRRNTMSAGFKHPGYGKRRRRANSESESVLPTNFLLGGNIFDPLNLNSLLDEEVNKALNAETPKSSPLPAKNRDPVEILIPRDITDPLNLNCLSTGDSLLVSPLKSGGGRRRHRNKHHGANTGRVSTEGIGLTESNGCAAVKDDGTSLVSMTNLHLESAIEDQTLSDTTFESSNKSSLTINDNEVKEKTIDGSTAHLTANQTNPQSSRQRKRRRAGSRTENSSSSSEVKRSGRHFQPNESQGANSRSGVSDRQQQHPNQWRPQYSNNNQNPQQPKKKFQYGNYNKYYGYRNPGMSEDPRIRVMNPDWFRGKDVLDLGCNTGHLTLFIAKNWRPASIVGLDIDGSLIHAARQNIRHYLSEVQVQHSRRSGENTKGDRGEVSGEEKEKDKASLVMDDKKAKRVDEVNKCMDEGMEVNQEEKREADRGEVEDGASVDLPDGKHSFPVSLRISRGPIAGPPLPETNTHSLPPGDFPANVTFVKGNYVLESDVLLQTQREEYDVVLCLSVTKWVHLNWGDAGLKRFFHRVYKHLRPGGLFILEPQPWSSYNKRKKLTEAICKNYHSIRLKPEQFFSFLTTEVGFSSYELIGTSQNYSKGFQRPISLYHKRPSSLK from the exons ATGATTGAGATGTCATTTGACAAAGAAACTGTTTTATCTTGTGAGGGGCAAACAGACCCCACTTCTCAAGAATCTAACAGAAATGATACCAGTGTGATCCATCCACCCGTGAACACCACAGATACAAACCTCAGTAAGGACCCAGGAAGTGAGGCGTCGCTAGAGAAATCTGCTACCGCCGATAACAATGCTTCAAGTGAAGGTGCAGTTCTTGGTGCTGAATCATCTAAACAAACGCACAATGGCACCAAACCACCACAGCAGAAAGTAAACAAGCGCCGCAACACTATGAGCGCTGGGTTTAAACACCCAGGTTATGGCAAACGACGACGGCGAGCCAACTCGGAAAGCGAGTCAGTCCTGCCAACCAATTTCCTGCTGGGCGGGAACATTTTTGACCCACTCAACCTCAACAGCCTTCTGGACGAAGAGGTTAACAAGGCTCTCAATGCAGAGACGCCCAAGTCTTCACCATTGCCAGCTAAAAACCGAGACCCTGTTGAGATCTTGATACCCAGAGATATCACAGACCCCCTCAACCTCAACTGCCTGAGCACAGGAGACAGTCTGCTGGTGTCTCCATTGAAGAGCGGTGGAGGCAGGCGGAGACATCGAAACAAACACCATGGAGCAAACACTGGACGAGTTTCCACTGAAGGAATTGGTTTAACAGAGTCTAATGGCTGTGCAGCAGTGAAGGATGATGGAACATCATTGGTCTCAATgacaaatttgcatttagaaagtGCAATTGAGGATCAAACTCTGTCGGACACGACTTTTGAGTCTTCAAATAAGTCCAGTTTAACTATAAATGACAATGAGGTGAAGGAGAAAACCATTGATGGCTCAACCGCACATTTAACAGCAAACCAAACCAACCCTCAATCAAGCAGGCAGCGCAAACGCAGGCGAGCCGGCAGCAGAACGGAAAACTCCAGTTCTTCTTCTGAGGTGAAAAGGTCTGGGAGACATTTTCAACCCAATGAATCCCAAGGAGCAAACTCTCGAAGTGGAGTTTCTGATAGGCAGCAACAGCATCCGAATCAATGGAGGCCGCAGTACAGCAACAACAATCAGAACCCGCAACAGCCCAAAAAGAAGTTCCAATACGGTAACTATAACAAATACTACGGTTATCGGAATCCAGGGATGAGCGAGGATCCTCGCATCCGTGTTATGAATCCTGATTGGTTCAGAGGGAAGGATGTGTTGGATCTGGGATGCAACACTGGTCATCTGACTCTGTTTATCGCTAAAAATTGGCGACCAGCTAGTATTGTGGGCCTGGATATTGATGGATCGCTTATACATGCTGCTCGACAGAATATAAGACACTACCTCTCTGAGGTTCAAGTACAGCACTCTCGACGCTCTGGGGAAAATACAAAGGGGGATCGAGGGGAGGTTTCAGGAGAAGAAAAGGAGAAAGATAAAGCTAGTTTGGTTATGGATGACAAAAAGGCAAAGCGTGTTGATGAAGTGAATAAATGCATGGACGAAGGAATGGAGGTGAATCAAGAAGAGAAGAGGGAGGCTGATCGGGGAGAAGTGGAGGATGGAGCATCGGTAGATCTCCCTGATGGGAAACATTCGTTCCCCGTCTCGCTCCGGATCTCAAGAGGACCCATTGCTGGGCCCCCTTTGCccgagacaaacacacacagtctccCTCCTGGAGATTTCCCTGCCAACGTGACCTTTGTTAAG GGGAACTATGTGCTGGAGAGTGATGTGCTGCTGCAGACACAGAGGGAGGAGTACGACGTGGTTCTGTGTTTGAGTGTGACAAAATGGGTCCACCTGAACTGGGGGGATGCAGGACTCAAGCGCTTCTTTCACAGGGTATACAAGCACCTTCGGCCGGGAGGACTCTTCATTCTGGAGCCCCAGCCCTGGAGCTCCTACAACAAAAGGAAGAAGCTCACC GAGGCCATCTGTAAGAATTACCACAGCATCCGGTTAAAACCAGAGCAGTTCTTCTCCTTCCTGACGACTGAGGTGGGATTTTCCAGTTATGAGCTCATTGGGACATCGCAGAACTACTCTAAAG